Proteins encoded in a region of the Pieris brassicae chromosome 3, ilPieBrab1.1, whole genome shotgun sequence genome:
- the LOC123707544 gene encoding ras-related protein Rab-7a, with the protein MSSRKKVLLKVIILGDSGVGKTSLMNQFVNKKFSNQYKATIGADFLTKEVIVDDRIVTMQIWDTAGQERFQSLGVAFYRGADCCVLVFDVTAPNTFKSLESWRDEFLIQASPRDPDHFPFVILGNKVDLDNRAVSAKRAQQWCQSKNDIPYFETSAKEAVNVELAFQTIARNALAQETEAELYNEFPDQIKLNANDNNRNRDGDNCAC; encoded by the coding sequence ATGTCTTCGAGAAAAAAGGTTCTTTTAAAGGTAATAATTCTAGGCGATAGTGGGGTTGGCAAAACTTCGCTTATGAATCAGTTTGTCAACAAGAAATTTTCCAATCAGTACAAGGCTACCATAGGCGCAGATTTTCTCACGAAGGAGGTAATTGTTGATGACAGGATTGTCACAATGCAAATTTGGGATACAGCAGGTCAAGAGCGTTTTCAATCATTGGGGGTGGCCTTCTACCGTGGTGCGGATTGCTGCGTATTAGTGTTTGACGTAACGGCCCCTAACACGTTCAAGTCCTTGGAGAGCTGGCGAGATGAATTCTTGATACAAGCATCGCCTCGTGACCCTGACCACTTCCCGTTTGTCATCCTAGGTAATAAAGTGGATTTGGATAATCGTGCCGTTTCTGCAAAACGTGCTCAGCAGTGGTGTCAGAGTAAAAATGATATACCTTATTTTGAAACCAGTGCTAAAGAAGCTGTCAATGTAGAATTAGCATTCCAAACCATTGCTCGTAATGCATTGGCACAGGAAACAGAGGCAGAACTGTATAATGAGTTTCCAGATCAAATTAAACTGAATGCCAATGATAACAATCGCAACAGGGATGGAGACAACTGTGCTTGCTAG
- the LOC123707648 gene encoding tRNA (adenine(58)-N(1))-methyltransferase non-catalytic subunit TRM6, producing MSNNVIKVGEYIVVQKHNYKKLYKFNKSDSRISVGKDSVSLSAIEGCNYFSIFKMVANGKKRSREYDLELVEETACLKDEIGIKSSGSDNRNIYDDGRSQKLTADEIYDLKSDSSKAADIVETLITNSNTFHNKTEFSQDKYLKKKEKKYFEYIQILKPNLRIISEILYKLEPTKVQGIRIDTLSQIVTMANLCCEGSHLLYDSGSNGLVAAALLNAIGDSNTGRLVHMHPGNMSQKQALLAMNYSPEQYNKCVSVNVYSALRQYYQGCDTNSSEKILEVGESNSLKRKGESVPEECTKIPKISETLNLNIEKTENRYTQEPKKPKWHFDNIEASNIISNKMDSLIIACKEDPQNIFMELSKFVKPGRPFVVYYPVAEPLQNLYVSLKSQSNVAALKLTCSWMRNYQILPERTHPEVLMNGSSGFLLTGYILK from the exons atgtcaaataaCGTCATTAAAGTTGGGGAGTATATTGTTGtgcaaaaacataattataaaaagctttacaaATTCAATAAATCTGATTCACGAATAAGTGTTGGAAAAGATTCCGTTAGCTTAAGCGCTATTGAAGGATGTaactatttttcaatatttaaaatggtaGCTAATGGCAAAAAAAGAAGTAGGGAATATGATTTAGAATTGGTGGAAGAAACAGCATGCCTTAAAGACGAGATTGGGATTAAATCTTCTGGTTCcgataatagaaatatatacgACGATGGCAGATCGCAAAAATTAACAGCAGATGAAATCTATGACTTGAAAAGTGATTCATCTAAAGCTGCAGACATTGTTGAAACACTAATAACTAATTCAAATACTTTTCATAATAAGACAGAGTTCTCGCAGGAtaagtatttgaaaaaaaaggaaaaaaaatattttgagtaTATACAAATCCTAAAAccaaatttaagaataatatctgaaattttatataaactagaACCAACAAAAGTACAAGGAATTCGCATTGATACATTATCTCAAATTGTTACAATGGCCAATCTATGTTGTGAGGGTAGTCACTTGCTTTATGACTCAGGGTCAAATGGACTAGTTGCTGCTGCTTTGTTAAATGCCATAGGAGATAGTAATACTGGAAGATTAGTTCACATGCACCCAGGAAATATGTCCCAAAAACAAGCTTTGTTAGCTATGAATTACAGTCCGGAGCAGTATAACAAATGTGTTTCTGTTAATGTATATTCTGCACTGAGACAATATTATCAGGGCTGTGATACAAATTCATCAGAGAAAATCCTTGAAGTTGGAGAaagtaatagtttaaaaagaaaaggTGAATCAGTACCTGAAGAATGTACAAAGATTCCGAAAATTTCTGAAACACTGAACCTAAACATTGAAAAAACAGAAAATAGATATACACAAGAACCAAAAAAGCCAAAATGGCATTTTGATAATATAGAAGCATCAAacattatatcaaataaaatggaCTCACTCATTATAGCATGCAAGGAGGATcctcaaaatatatttatggaattatcaaaatttgttaaacCTGGTAGACCTTTTGTTGTTTACTACCCTGTTGCAGAACCATTACAAAACTTGTATGTTTCTCTTAAATCTCAAAGTAATGTAGCAGCTTTAAAGCTCACTTGCAGTTGGATGAGAAACTATCAG attttacCTGAAAGAACACACCCAGAAGTATTAATGAATGGATCTAgtggatttttattaacagGGTATATACTAAAGtga
- the LOC123707200 gene encoding serine/threonine-protein kinase GA29083-like yields MENNLSRSGSRSSSVCELEKDISDMEIIKSRTNRRSVFVRTQPARKAKRIRFFRNGDKFYSGVIIPVLPERYRSFDSLTADLTRVLVDNVTLPSGVRTIYSLEGRKIGKLDDLEDGQSYVCSGFGEPFKRLDYEASAVTPQSFRLSGPETLSDSASPSPARANNRLSKYLQTNGSTTTGNGSPRVSPAGDNVVRPRIVTIIRNGVKPRKVCRLLLNKRNSPTLEHALAAITECIKLDTGCVRKVFTQSGTSVTALHQFFDEDDVFFAYGNERVNQEDFELEFEESKAVLQCRKTPITRNSRSGPKPRMPVKASGAARKENETTGGSGDSEQTQLANLLPHPLRLKYNVGKIIGDGNFAVVRICTDKTTGKDYALKVIDKAKCKGKEHYVEAEVRVMRKLCHPRIVSLIEEQDSPEWLFLIMELVSGGDLFDSIAAASKFSEPQSRLLIGHLTSAIAYLHSLSIVHRDIKPENLLVEVGPDGSVRGLKLADFGLAVEVWHPLQAVCGTPTYVAPEILLETGYGLKIDVWAAGVILYILLCGFPPFSSPDGDQEKLFDAILSARLEFPAPHWERVSAGAIDLVANMLRPQPELRFAAEDVLDHAWMSEDYDEMCGLHTWYDEDSS; encoded by the exons ATGGAGAACAATTTGAGTCGCAGTGGTAGTCGGTCAAGCTCAGTATGCGAACTCGAAAAGGATATCAGTGATATGGAAATAATCAAATCTAGGACGAATCGACGAAGTGTATTTGTTCGAACACAACCAGCACGAAAAGCCAAAAGGATAAGATTTTTTCGAAATGGTGACAAATTCTATTCTGGAGTTATAATACCAGTCTTGCCAGAAAGATATAG atCTTTCGATAGTTTGACAGCAGACCTAACTAGAGTTTTAGTTGACAATGTCACTTTACCCAGTGGAGTTAGAACTATATATTCACTAGAAGGTAGAAAA atagGAAAACTTGATGACCTGGAAGATGGACAGTCATATGTCTGCAGTGGATTTGGAGAACCCTTTAAACGGTTAGATTATGAAGCCAGTGCGGTGACCCCACAATCATTTAGATTAAGTGGACCAGAGACTCTTAGTGACAGTGCCAGTCCTTCCCCAGCACGAGCAAATAATCGATTATCTAAATACCTGCAG ACAAATGGTAGCACCACAACTGGAAATGGATCTCCGAGAGTGAGTCCAGCTGGTGATAATGTTGTTCGGCCACGAATTGTTACAATTATTAGAAATGGTGTTAAACCCCGCAAG gtaTGCAGATTGCTATTGAACAAACGCAATAGTCCAACTCTGGAGCATGCCTTAGCGGCAATAACTGAATGCATCAAACTTGACACAGGCTGTGTCAGAAAAGTGTTCACACAGTCTGGAACTTCTGTCACTGCACTGCATCAGTTCTTTGATGAGGATGATGTATTCTTTGCATATGGAAATGAGAG AGTTAATCAAGAAGATTTCGAATTGGAATTTGAAGAGAGCAAAGCTGTTTTACAATGTCGAAAGACTCCGATCACGAGAAATTCGAg ATCAGGGCCAAAGCCCCGAATGCCAGTTAAGGCAAGCGGTGCGGCGCGTAAAGAGAATGAAACGACGGGTGGATCTGGTGACAGCGAGCAAACTCAACTCGCCAACTTACTCCCACACCCTCTACGCCTTAAGTACAATGTTGGAAAGATTATAG gtGATGGCAACTTTGCGGTTGTAAGAATATGTACAGATAAAACGACTGGCAAGGATTATGCCCTCAAAGTCATTGATAAGGCTAAGTGCAAAGGAAAGGAACATTATGTAGAGGCAGAG gtACGAGTCATGAGAAAGCTGTGCCATCCTCGCATCGTATCTCTTATTGAAGAGCAAGACAGTCCCGAATGGCTATTTCTTATTATGGAGTTAGTCAGTG GTGGAGACCTCTTCGATAGTATCGCGGCTGCTTCCAAATTTTCCGAACCTCAGTCTCGTTTACTAATCGGTCACCTAACATCCGCTATCGCATATCTGCATTCGCTTTCCATTGTGCATCGAGACATCAAACCCGAGAATCTCTTG GTGGAAGTAGGTCCAGATGGCAGTGTTCGAGGCCTGAAGCTGGCTGACTTCGGTCTAGCGGTGGAGGTGTGGCATCCACTGCAAGCGGTCTGCGGGACGCCTACTTACGTTGCGCCGGAGATCTTACTCGAAACCGGTTATGGACTTAAG ATCGATGTATGGGCAGCGGGTGTAATCCTATACATATTGTTATGCGGTTTTCCACCATTCTCGTCCCCGGATGGCGACCAAGAAAAACTTTTCGATGCTATACTGTCCGCTCGCCTGGAGTTCCCTGCACCTCATTGGGAGAGGGTTTCCGCTGGGGCCATTGACCTCGTCGCGAATATGTTGCGGCCTCAACCTGAATTGCGCTTTGCCGCTGAAGATGTGCTTGATCATGCTTGGATGTCG GAGGACTACGACGAAATGTGTGGTCTCCACACTTGGTACGATGAAGACTCCTCATAG